A genomic region of Blattabacterium cuenoti contains the following coding sequences:
- the tilS gene encoding tRNA lysidine(34) synthetase TilS, translated as MKKISYNHFYLDKIKKCFSFNPLQKKKIKICVAVSGGLDSMVLLNLLLDIPEIESEVAHCNFSLRDKESNEDEIFINNFCDKKNVICHIKKFDTLGFSKKHKLSIQMSARKLRYAWFTELLKRNSYEYMVLGHHFDDSIETFFMNVFRGTGIKGLLGIPKKNEKFIRPLSDFTKKEILHYAKIKNIKWRLDRSNQEIKYLRNKIRSVLSTFYSFSFSFHNGLKKTINHLYDESVLIEKKIEEVRQEITIEKKDYPFFWKIECKKIKKLQPLSFYLFKLFSPYGFNDINSMKHLIDAQSGKQLISKIYRIIKSRNVWILISHQLLSENKNNTYIIPNLKIVKKMFLPVNIKFFLNAEKENKKNMFLMDFDKIQFPLLLRTWRRGDFFYPFKMKGKKKLSKYYKEKKFSLLEKEHTWLLINKNGYIVLIIGNRLDDRFKVTKNTKKILGIKI; from the coding sequence ATGAAAAAAATATCATATAATCATTTTTATTTGGATAAAATTAAAAAATGTTTTTCATTTAATCCGTTACAAAAAAAAAAAATTAAAATATGTGTAGCTGTTAGCGGAGGATTAGACAGTATGGTTCTTCTCAATTTATTACTGGATATTCCAGAAATAGAATCAGAAGTAGCTCATTGTAATTTTTCTTTAAGAGACAAAGAGTCTAATGAAGATGAAATTTTTATAAATAATTTTTGTGATAAAAAAAATGTAATATGTCATATAAAAAAATTTGATACTTTAGGTTTTTCTAAAAAACATAAATTATCTATACAAATGTCCGCCAGAAAGCTTAGATATGCTTGGTTTACAGAATTATTAAAAAGGAATTCATATGAATATATGGTATTAGGCCATCATTTTGATGATTCTATAGAGACTTTTTTTATGAACGTTTTTAGGGGGACTGGTATTAAAGGTTTATTAGGGATCCCTAAGAAAAATGAAAAATTTATTCGCCCTCTTTCCGATTTCACTAAAAAAGAAATTTTACATTATGCAAAAATAAAAAATATAAAATGGAGATTGGATCGTAGTAACCAAGAAATTAAATATTTAAGAAATAAAATTCGTTCAGTTTTATCTACATTTTATTCTTTTTCGTTTTCTTTTCACAATGGATTAAAAAAAACCATAAATCATCTTTATGATGAAAGTGTTTTAATAGAAAAGAAAATAGAAGAGGTTCGTCAAGAAATAACAATAGAGAAAAAAGATTATCCATTTTTTTGGAAAATAGAATGTAAAAAGATAAAAAAATTACAACCTTTATCTTTTTATTTGTTTAAATTATTTTCTCCATATGGATTTAATGACATTAACAGTATGAAACATCTTATTGATGCACAATCGGGAAAGCAACTCATATCTAAAATATATCGTATTATTAAAAGTAGAAATGTTTGGATTTTAATTTCTCATCAACTTTTATCAGAAAATAAAAATAATACTTATATAATCCCGAATCTAAAAATTGTTAAAAAAATGTTTTTACCTGTTAATATAAAATTTTTTCTTAATGCAGAAAAAGAAAATAAAAAAAATATGTTCCTCATGGATTTTGATAAAATCCAATTTCCATTATTATTAAGAACATGGAGAAGAGGAGATTTTTTTTATCCTTTTAAAATGAAAGGAAAGAAAAAATTAAGCAAATATTATAAAGAAAAAAAATTTTCTCTTTTAGAAAAAGAACATACATGGTTATTAATTAATAAAAATGGATATATTGTTTTAATTATAGGAAATCGTTTAGATGATAGATTCAAGGTAACAAAAAATACAAAAAAAATATTAGGTATAAAAATATAA
- a CDS encoding shikimate kinase, producing MKITLIGYMGSGKTTVGKILSKKLNLDFYDLDAILIDSNNDSICNIFKKKGELFFRKKEHFVLKKILIKKNKYVLSVGGGTPCFYNNICLLNKYSNTFYLKMDSFALFKRLFLEKKTRPLISHLSKNELFLFIIKHLSTRAYFYEKSLEKINVCGKTKDDIVQEIVKYFS from the coding sequence ATGAAAATCACTTTAATTGGTTACATGGGAAGTGGAAAAACGACTGTAGGAAAAATTCTATCTAAAAAATTAAATTTAGATTTTTATGATTTAGATGCAATTCTTATTGATAGTAATAATGATTCTATTTGTAATATTTTTAAGAAAAAGGGAGAACTTTTTTTCAGAAAAAAAGAACATTTTGTATTAAAAAAAATTTTGATAAAAAAAAATAAATATGTTTTATCGGTTGGAGGAGGAACTCCTTGTTTTTATAACAATATTTGTTTGTTAAACAAATATTCAAATACATTTTATTTGAAAATGGATAGTTTTGCTTTATTTAAAAGATTATTTTTAGAAAAAAAAACTAGACCTCTAATTTCTCATTTATCTAAAAATGAATTGTTTTTATTTATTATAAAACATTTATCTACAAGAGCATATTTTTATGAAAAATCTTTAGAAAAGATAAATGTATGTGGAAAAACAAAAGATGATATAGTTCAAGAAATTGTTAAATATTTTAGTTAA
- a CDS encoding exodeoxyribonuclease III: protein MKIISYNINGIRSGINKGLYNWIKTNKPDILCLQEIKAFPEQIDTNIFNNLGYYHYWASSKRKGYSGVAILCKNKPIHVEYGIGLNSIDEEGRVLRIDLKNISIISLYIPSGSNMMKRLNFKFFFMKNFFLHIKRIKKKLNNLIICGDYNICHKKIDIYDPIRNQTISGFLPKERKWMTHFMNLGFIDSFRNFVQEAHHYSWWNYRYNARKNNKGWRIDYVLVSDVLKNDIKNAYHIPEVWYSDHCPVVLEIF from the coding sequence ATGAAAATTATAAGCTATAATATAAATGGAATTCGATCTGGAATTAATAAAGGATTATATAATTGGATAAAAACAAATAAGCCAGATATTTTATGTTTACAGGAAATCAAAGCCTTTCCAGAACAAATAGATACGAATATTTTTAATAATTTAGGTTATTATCATTATTGGGCCTCTTCAAAAAGAAAAGGATATAGTGGAGTAGCAATTTTATGTAAAAACAAGCCTATTCATGTAGAATACGGAATAGGATTAAATTCTATAGATGAAGAAGGAAGAGTATTACGTATAGACTTGAAAAATATATCAATAATTAGTCTTTATATTCCTTCAGGAAGTAATATGATGAAAAGATTGAATTTTAAATTCTTTTTTATGAAAAATTTTTTCTTACATATAAAAAGAATAAAAAAGAAATTAAATAATCTCATTATTTGTGGAGATTATAATATTTGTCATAAAAAAATAGATATTTATGACCCTATTCGGAATCAAACAATTTCAGGTTTTTTACCGAAAGAAAGAAAGTGGATGACTCATTTTATGAATTTAGGATTTATAGATAGTTTTAGAAATTTTGTTCAAGAAGCCCATCATTATAGTTGGTGGAATTATCGTTATAACGCTAGAAAAAATAATAAAGGATGGAGGATTGATTATGTTCTAGTTAGTGATGTTTTAAAAAATGATATAAAGAATGCCTACCACATACCAGAGGTCTGGTATTCCGATCATTGTCCTGTTGTGTTAGAAATTTTTTAA
- the trpB gene encoding tryptophan synthase subunit beta, translating into MNYFVDKNGFYGEFGGAFIPEMLHSNIIELQYKYKKFITSSEYQKLYKKLLKNYVGRPTPLFFCQKYSNQYNAKIYLKREDLNYTGSHKINNAIGQALLAKKLGKKKIVAETGAGQHGVATATICALMHLECIIFMGEIDIKRQYSNVIRMKSLGAEVIPVFSGNKTLKDAVNAAIRYWINHPHSYYLIGSTVGPHPYPQMVADIQSIISEEIKVQLKEVEGCSFPNYVVACIGGGSNAAGSFYHFLENDSVHLIAVEASGLGIKTKKTAAAIHCGSKGILHGSMTFILQNEDGQIIPAYSVSPGLDYPGIGPMFANLFVQKRVNFLHSTDKEAIQAGYELTRLEGIIPALESAHALAALKKIPLQQEDIVIVTLSGRGDKDINIYDKFFVKLSNNE; encoded by the coding sequence ATGAATTATTTTGTTGATAAAAACGGATTTTATGGGGAATTTGGAGGCGCTTTTATTCCTGAAATGTTACATTCTAATATAATAGAATTACAATACAAATATAAAAAATTTATTACAAGTAGTGAATATCAAAAACTATATAAAAAATTGCTAAAAAATTATGTAGGTAGACCTACCCCTTTATTTTTTTGCCAAAAATATTCCAATCAATATAATGCTAAAATTTATCTTAAAAGAGAAGATCTAAATTATACAGGATCGCATAAAATCAATAACGCTATAGGTCAAGCTTTATTAGCAAAAAAATTAGGGAAAAAAAAAATTGTTGCAGAAACAGGAGCTGGACAACATGGGGTTGCAACAGCTACTATTTGTGCATTAATGCATTTAGAATGCATAATTTTTATGGGAGAAATAGATATAAAACGTCAGTATAGTAATGTAATAAGAATGAAATCTCTCGGTGCTGAAGTGATTCCAGTTTTTAGCGGAAATAAAACGCTAAAAGATGCAGTAAATGCAGCTATTCGTTATTGGATTAATCATCCTCATAGTTATTATTTAATAGGGTCCACAGTAGGGCCTCATCCTTATCCTCAAATGGTAGCAGATATTCAGTCTATTATAAGTGAAGAAATTAAAGTACAATTAAAAGAAGTAGAAGGATGTTCATTCCCTAATTATGTAGTGGCTTGTATAGGAGGAGGTAGTAATGCAGCGGGATCTTTTTATCATTTCTTAGAGAATGATTCTGTTCATCTTATAGCCGTAGAAGCTTCTGGTTTAGGTATTAAAACTAAAAAAACAGCTGCGGCTATTCACTGCGGATCTAAAGGGATATTACATGGAAGCATGACATTTATTTTACAGAACGAAGACGGTCAAATTATTCCCGCTTATTCTGTTTCTCCTGGATTAGACTATCCAGGAATTGGACCTATGTTTGCTAATCTTTTTGTTCAAAAACGTGTAAATTTTTTACATTCTACAGATAAAGAAGCTATACAAGCTGGATATGAATTAACCAGATTAGAAGGAATTATTCCTGCTTTAGAAAGTGCACATGCATTAGCTGCATTAAAAAAAATACCTCTACAACAGGAGGATATAGTAATCGTTACTTTGTCTGGAAGAGGAGATAAAGATATTAATATTTATGACAAATTTTTTGTTAAATTATCAAATAATGAATAA
- a CDS encoding YggS family pyridoxal phosphate-dependent enzyme, with protein sequence MKYVIENRFLRIKKLIPKNVKILAVSKNQDLSSIEKLYRVGHRDFGENYIKEMVEKYKKLPKDIRWHMIGRIQSNKLKYIIPFIHLIHSVQSTKQINIINRIAFKYNKIINCLLQIKICNEKNKSGITFQEASKILENKTSKHMKNVKIIGIMGIASFQELTKVDDEFLYLHKLYNEYKNKYGHYILSMGMSRDYDLAIKYGTTIVRLGTLIFGDRTKTI encoded by the coding sequence ATGAAATACGTAATAGAAAATCGATTTTTGAGAATAAAAAAACTGATTCCAAAAAATGTAAAAATTTTAGCAGTTTCTAAAAATCAAGATTTGTCTTCTATAGAAAAATTATACCGAGTAGGACATAGAGATTTTGGGGAAAATTATATTAAAGAAATGGTGGAAAAATATAAAAAATTACCTAAAGACATTCGATGGCATATGATTGGGAGAATTCAAAGTAATAAATTAAAATATATAATACCTTTTATTCATTTAATTCATAGCGTTCAAAGTACAAAACAAATAAATATAATAAATAGAATAGCATTTAAATATAATAAAATTATAAACTGTCTTTTACAAATAAAAATTTGTAATGAGAAAAATAAATCAGGAATAACTTTTCAAGAAGCTTCCAAAATATTGGAAAATAAAACTTCAAAACATATGAAAAATGTTAAAATAATAGGGATTATGGGGATCGCTTCTTTTCAAGAATTAACAAAAGTAGATGATGAATTTTTATATTTACATAAATTGTATAATGAATATAAAAATAAATACGGACATTACATCCTTTCTATGGGAATGAGTAGAGATTATGATTTAGCTATAAAATATGGAACTACAATTGTTAGATTAGGTACTTTAATTTTTGGAGATAGAACAAAAACTATCTGA
- the hisC gene encoding histidinol-phosphate transaminase: MNKFNLNSLIRENILNLDPYISARTEHHQEKNSIFLDANENSFGSPLSFLNSYNRYPDPLQKELRKKISSFKNISPSKIFLGNGSDEIIDLVYRIFSRPEIDNVIIFPPTYGMYEVSGKIHGVDIIKIFLIEESYQLNLDKIEKIMNPHSKIIFICSPNNPTGNDLKREDIEKITKKFTGIVVLDEAYIDFSNQKSLSMEIDKYPNLIILQTLSKSWGLAGARIGIAIASEAIIQWMNKVKHPYNISMLSQEIAIKALENRDLFFFHLKNILAEREYMQESLKKIPIIQKVYPSSANFLLAKINFSSKNLYQYLMTKKIIVRDRSKIILCDNCLRITVGTHEENEYLINQIQKYSIQKIKK; this comes from the coding sequence ATGAATAAATTTAATTTAAATTCTCTAATTAGAGAGAATATTTTAAATCTAGATCCTTATATATCTGCTAGAACAGAACATCATCAAGAAAAAAATTCAATTTTCTTAGATGCTAATGAAAATTCTTTCGGTTCCCCTTTATCTTTTCTAAATTCTTATAATAGATATCCGGATCCTTTGCAAAAAGAATTAAGAAAAAAAATATCAAGTTTTAAAAATATTTCTCCATCTAAAATATTTTTGGGAAATGGAAGTGACGAAATTATTGATTTGGTCTACCGTATTTTTTCTCGTCCAGAAATAGATAATGTTATTATTTTTCCTCCTACTTATGGTATGTATGAGGTTAGTGGAAAAATTCATGGAGTGGATATAATTAAAATTTTTCTTATAGAGGAAAGTTATCAATTAAATTTAGATAAAATAGAAAAAATTATGAATCCTCATAGTAAAATCATTTTTATTTGTTCTCCCAATAATCCTACTGGAAATGATCTAAAAAGAGAAGATATAGAGAAGATTACGAAAAAATTTACAGGAATTGTTGTTTTAGATGAAGCATATATAGATTTTTCGAATCAAAAATCTTTATCTATGGAAATTGATAAATATCCAAACTTAATTATTCTACAAACACTTTCTAAATCTTGGGGTTTAGCTGGGGCAAGAATAGGGATAGCCATTGCTTCTGAAGCGATTATACAATGGATGAATAAAGTAAAACATCCATATAATATCAGTATGCTTTCTCAAGAGATAGCTATTAAAGCTTTAGAAAATAGAGACTTATTTTTTTTTCATTTAAAAAATATTCTTGCAGAAAGAGAGTATATGCAAGAATCCTTAAAAAAAATTCCTATAATACAAAAAGTATATCCTAGTTCCGCTAATTTTTTATTAGCAAAAATAAATTTTTCTTCAAAAAATCTTTATCAATATCTAATGACAAAAAAAATTATTGTGAGAGATCGTTCAAAAATCATTTTATGTGATAACTGTTTAAGAATTACAGTAGGAACTCATGAAGAAAATGAGTATTTAATAAATCAAATACAAAAATACTCCATTCAAAAAATAAAAAAATGA
- the hisD gene encoding histidinol dehydrogenase produces the protein MIQVYIHPTYETWKSISNRTLQDISHLQNLVDPIINNVKIYGDVALKTYTIKYDHVDIKQIQVTEEDFDKAYMQTSNRLKKSIEIAYQNIKCFHKKQIHEELPIEISKGVFCWRKIIPIEKIGFYIPGGYAPLLSTVLMLGIPGKLSGCKNIILCSPPNKNGEIHPSILYTAKYIGITRIYKVGGAQAIAAMAYGTESIPSVYKIFGPGNSYVTIAKQIVSQKGITSIDMPAGPSEVAIMADETANPEYVVSDLLSQSEHDPESYVLLVTINNPSWIKEIQKELKKQFLDISNKQDIIEKSLKKSKIIVLTSLDECLSLINQVAPEHLIINCKNASYWGEKVINAGSVFLGNYSPVSAGDYASGTNHVLPTYGYAKSYSGVSIDSFVKKITFQKISKKGLKNLSECVNVLSSEEGLLAHQKSINIRLKNEF, from the coding sequence ATGATTCAAGTATATATTCATCCTACATATGAAACATGGAAATCTATTTCCAATAGAACTTTACAAGATATTTCTCATTTACAAAACTTAGTGGATCCTATTATTAATAATGTTAAAATTTACGGAGATGTAGCTTTAAAAACTTATACAATAAAATATGATCATGTAGATATAAAACAAATTCAAGTAACAGAAGAAGATTTTGATAAAGCTTATATGCAAACTTCAAATCGATTAAAAAAATCTATTGAAATTGCATATCAGAATATAAAATGTTTTCATAAAAAACAAATACATGAGGAGTTGCCAATAGAAATTTCAAAAGGAGTTTTTTGTTGGAGAAAAATTATTCCCATAGAAAAAATTGGTTTTTATATCCCTGGAGGATATGCCCCTTTGTTATCTACTGTATTAATGTTAGGAATTCCTGGAAAATTATCAGGATGTAAAAATATTATATTATGTAGTCCCCCAAATAAAAATGGAGAAATTCATCCGTCAATTTTATATACAGCTAAATATATAGGAATTACACGTATATATAAAGTAGGAGGAGCTCAAGCTATTGCAGCTATGGCTTATGGAACAGAAAGTATTCCTTCTGTATATAAAATATTTGGACCAGGAAACTCTTATGTTACAATAGCGAAACAAATTGTATCTCAAAAAGGAATAACATCTATAGATATGCCTGCTGGCCCTTCAGAAGTAGCAATTATGGCTGACGAAACAGCAAATCCAGAATATGTTGTTTCTGATTTATTATCTCAATCAGAACATGATCCAGAAAGTTATGTTCTTTTAGTTACTATAAACAATCCTTCTTGGATAAAAGAAATTCAAAAAGAATTAAAAAAACAATTTTTAGATATTTCTAATAAACAAGACATCATTGAAAAATCTTTGAAAAAAAGCAAAATAATTGTTCTTACATCTTTAGATGAATGCTTGAGTCTAATAAATCAAGTAGCTCCAGAACATCTTATTATAAATTGTAAAAATGCATCTTATTGGGGAGAAAAAGTAATTAATGCTGGATCTGTTTTTTTAGGAAATTATTCTCCAGTCAGTGCAGGAGATTATGCTTCTGGGACGAATCATGTACTTCCGACCTATGGTTACGCTAAATCTTATAGTGGAGTATCTATAGATAGTTTTGTAAAAAAAATAACTTTTCAAAAAATATCTAAAAAAGGATTGAAAAATTTATCAGAATGTGTAAACGTTTTATCTTCGGAAGAAGGGTTGCTTGCACATCAAAAATCTATTAATATTCGATTAAAAAATGAGTTTTAA
- the hisG gene encoding ATP phosphoribosyltransferase, with translation MNKLKIAIQKSGRLYEDSIKLLKDCSIEVNIGIDKLKTTALNFPLEVLFLRDDDIPQYLEDGVADIGIVGKNVLLEKRKRIKVKETLGFGKCRLSIAVPKSLAYNNIKDLDGKRIATSYPFLVREFFGKRYINAEIHEISGAVEIAPGIGLADCICDLVSSGSTLFMNGLKEVETVLQSEAVLASHIHLGSTQNIIMEKLLFRIRAVKKAKNNKYILLNVPNEKLEKIISYLPGIKSPVILPLANSECSSVHSVVNENDFWGIIENLKALGAQDILVLPIEKIIL, from the coding sequence ATGAATAAACTTAAAATAGCAATTCAAAAATCTGGCCGTCTTTATGAAGATTCTATAAAATTACTAAAAGATTGCAGTATAGAAGTTAATATTGGAATAGATAAGTTAAAAACAACGGCTCTGAATTTCCCACTAGAAGTACTTTTTCTTAGAGACGATGATATCCCTCAATATTTAGAAGACGGTGTTGCTGATATAGGAATTGTAGGAAAAAATGTTCTTTTAGAAAAAAGAAAAAGGATTAAAGTTAAAGAAACTTTAGGTTTTGGAAAATGCAGACTTTCTATAGCTGTTCCTAAGTCTTTAGCTTACAATAATATTAAAGATTTGGATGGAAAACGTATTGCTACAAGTTATCCTTTTTTAGTAAGAGAGTTTTTCGGAAAAAGATATATAAATGCAGAAATTCACGAAATATCTGGAGCAGTAGAAATAGCTCCTGGAATAGGTTTAGCCGATTGTATATGTGATTTAGTTAGCAGTGGATCCACTCTTTTTATGAATGGATTAAAAGAAGTAGAAACGGTACTTCAATCTGAAGCTGTATTAGCTTCACATATACATTTAGGATCTACACAAAATATCATAATGGAAAAATTGTTATTTAGAATTAGAGCTGTAAAAAAAGCTAAAAATAATAAATATATTTTATTAAATGTCCCCAATGAAAAATTAGAAAAAATAATATCTTATCTTCCAGGAATTAAAAGTCCAGTTATTCTACCTCTAGCAAATTCAGAATGTAGTTCTGTGCATTCTGTCGTAAATGAAAATGATTTTTGGGGAATAATAGAAAATCTAAAAGCACTTGGAGCACAAGATATATTAGTACTTCCTATAGAAAAAATTATACTTTAA
- the trpA gene encoding tryptophan synthase subunit alpha: protein MNKIHNLFINKNKNILCIYFTAGFPYLNSTGKIIKILQNLSVDLIEIGIPYSDPLADGMIIQKSNQISLNNGMNISLLFDQIEKLKGEIKTPIVLMGYYNQFYKFGKIKFLKNCKKSGVSGLILPDLPVDIFLHKYQNIFKKYLLSMIFLITPKTNSSRISMLSKISDGFLYIVSSNSTTGSHTIFGKQQISFFERIKKLSINIPKLIGFGINDKKTFDLSCQYANGGIIGSSFIQSLDNDKLEESIKKYIKSIR, encoded by the coding sequence ATGAATAAAATTCATAATTTATTTATAAATAAAAATAAAAACATATTATGCATTTATTTTACAGCAGGATTTCCTTATTTAAATAGTACAGGAAAAATAATAAAAATTTTGCAAAATCTTTCTGTAGATTTAATTGAAATAGGGATCCCTTATTCTGATCCTTTAGCAGATGGAATGATTATACAAAAAAGTAATCAAATTTCGTTAAACAATGGAATGAACATCTCTTTATTATTTGATCAAATAGAGAAATTAAAAGGAGAAATAAAAACTCCCATTGTTCTTATGGGATATTACAATCAATTTTATAAATTTGGAAAAATTAAATTTTTAAAAAACTGCAAAAAATCAGGTGTTTCTGGATTAATTTTACCGGATCTCCCGGTTGATATTTTTTTGCATAAATATCAAAATATTTTTAAAAAATATTTATTATCTATGATATTTTTAATTACTCCAAAAACTAATTCATCCAGAATATCTATGTTAAGTAAAATAAGTGATGGATTTTTATATATAGTTTCTTCTAATTCTACTACAGGTAGTCATACTATTTTTGGAAAACAACAAATATCTTTTTTTGAACGTATAAAAAAATTGTCAATCAATATTCCAAAATTGATTGGGTTTGGGATCAACGATAAAAAAACTTTTGATTTATCATGTCAATATGCTAATGGAGGGATTATTGGAAGTTCTTTTATACAATCATTAGATAATGATAAACTGGAAGAAAGTATAAAAAAATATATAAAATCTATCAGATAG
- the trpF gene encoding phosphoribosylanthranilate isomerase: protein MKSPLLKVKICGIKFNIQEISDLFPDFIGFIFYPNSPRFVGFDFIIPQLKKKISKTGVFVNESEENVLKIKQKNKLDFIQLHGTESPFYCEKLFKKGLKLIKGFRIDNFFHLNKIKNYIPFCTYFLFDSNTIYYGGSGKKFCWEKLHEYTFKVPFFLSGGIGIQDLDKIKNFSHSKMFGIDINSKFEIFPGKKDYLKLNAFIKKIREL, encoded by the coding sequence ATGAAATCCCCGTTATTGAAAGTTAAAATATGCGGAATAAAATTTAATATACAAGAAATTTCTGATTTATTTCCTGATTTTATTGGTTTTATATTTTATCCTAATTCGCCTAGATTTGTAGGCTTTGATTTTATTATTCCCCAACTTAAAAAAAAAATATCAAAAACAGGAGTTTTTGTTAATGAATCAGAAGAAAATGTATTGAAAATTAAACAAAAAAATAAACTAGATTTTATTCAATTACATGGAACAGAGAGTCCTTTTTATTGTGAAAAATTATTCAAAAAAGGATTAAAATTAATTAAAGGTTTTAGAATAGATAATTTTTTTCATTTAAATAAAATTAAAAATTACATTCCTTTTTGTACTTATTTTTTATTTGATAGTAATACTATTTATTATGGAGGGAGTGGTAAAAAATTTTGTTGGGAAAAACTTCATGAATACACTTTTAAAGTCCCATTTTTCTTAAGTGGAGGAATTGGAATACAAGATTTGGATAAAATAAAAAATTTTTCGCATTCAAAAATGTTTGGAATCGATATTAATAGCAAATTTGAAATTTTTCCAGGAAAAAAAGATTATTTAAAATTAAATGCCTTTATAAAAAAAATAAGAGAATTATGA
- the serC gene encoding 3-phosphoserine/phosphohydroxythreonine transaminase yields MKVHNFNAGPSVLPKEVIEKSAQSVMNFNGTGLSLLEISHRSIDFLEIIEKATLLVKRIMNLNNDYAILFIQGGATLQFSMVPYNLMNQKAAYLDTGFWAYNAIKEAKKFGKVKVLFSGKNKNYTYISKNYHIPCDMDYFHCTSNNTIVGTQMKIFPKTSIPIVCDMSSDIFSRELNFCQFSLIYASAQKNVSSAGMTIVIVKKDILGKFRKNIPSYIDYRIHIQNDSILNTPNVFSIYTSMLTLEWIKNQGGLSTLEKKNQYKAKLLYDEIDQNNLFENKIHKENRSNMNVTFFLKNKNLEKEFNKMWKKENIVGLDGHRYLGGYRASIYNALPLKSIQFLIEIMKEFERKFS; encoded by the coding sequence ATGAAAGTACACAATTTCAATGCAGGACCTTCTGTACTTCCGAAAGAAGTTATTGAAAAATCAGCTCAATCTGTAATGAATTTTAATGGGACGGGATTATCTTTACTTGAGATTTCTCATAGAAGTATAGATTTTTTAGAAATTATAGAAAAAGCTACTCTTTTAGTAAAACGTATTATGAATTTAAATAATGATTATGCTATTTTATTTATTCAAGGAGGAGCTACATTACAATTTTCAATGGTTCCATACAATTTAATGAATCAAAAAGCAGCTTATTTAGATACAGGATTTTGGGCCTATAACGCTATTAAGGAAGCTAAAAAATTTGGAAAAGTAAAAGTTTTATTTTCCGGTAAAAATAAAAATTATACATATATATCAAAAAATTATCATATTCCATGCGATATGGATTATTTTCATTGTACATCTAATAATACAATAGTTGGAACACAAATGAAAATATTTCCTAAAACATCTATTCCAATAGTCTGTGATATGTCTTCTGATATTTTTAGCAGAGAATTAAATTTTTGTCAATTTAGTTTAATTTATGCTTCGGCGCAAAAAAATGTAAGTTCTGCAGGAATGACTATAGTGATTGTGAAAAAGGATATTTTAGGAAAATTTAGAAAAAATATTCCTTCTTATATAGATTATCGAATTCATATACAAAATGATAGCATTTTAAATACTCCAAATGTTTTTTCTATTTACACTTCTATGTTGACTTTGGAATGGATAAAAAATCAAGGTGGTCTTTCTACTTTAGAAAAAAAAAACCAGTATAAAGCTAAATTATTATATGATGAAATAGATCAAAATAATTTGTTTGAAAATAAAATACATAAAGAAAATCGTTCTAATATGAATGTTACCTTTTTTTTAAAAAATAAAAATCTAGAAAAAGAATTCAATAAAATGTGGAAAAAAGAAAATATTGTGGGATTAGATGGTCATAGATATTTAGGTGGATATCGTGCCAGTATATATAATGCACTTCCATTAAAAAGTATTCAATTCCTCATTGAAATCATGAAAGAATTCGAAAGAAAATTTTCATAA